A portion of the Streptomyces sp. NBC_00376 genome contains these proteins:
- a CDS encoding sulfite exporter TauE/SafE family protein: MLTSFLTLLFLGCLTGVTTVLFGFGGGFITVPVIYGVLTMTARPGTDADAMHIAVATSAAVMVVNAAAAALAQWRQGRLRREYVWPLAAFIAAGAVAGSFATTLIGGTALRLLFAAYLLVTIADSLLRKGFLSVADRTRPQPLERGTVTFGGLGIGLVAAGLGVGGSVMTVPLLRRRGLAMAEATAMANPLSVPVAVAGTLVYALAPTTPAGPGQLGYVDLTAGAALLIGSLPTIAVARRLVGRVPDRVHSVAYVALLVVVLIVMLALGL, from the coding sequence GTGCTGACCTCCTTCCTCACCCTTCTGTTCCTCGGCTGCCTGACCGGCGTCACGACCGTGCTCTTCGGCTTCGGCGGCGGTTTCATCACGGTCCCCGTCATATACGGCGTCCTGACCATGACGGCGCGTCCCGGAACCGACGCGGACGCCATGCACATCGCCGTGGCGACCTCGGCGGCCGTCATGGTCGTCAACGCCGCGGCGGCGGCCCTGGCCCAGTGGCGTCAGGGCCGGCTGCGCCGCGAGTACGTCTGGCCGCTGGCGGCCTTCATCGCGGCGGGCGCCGTCGCCGGATCCTTCGCGACGACCTTGATCGGCGGCACGGCGCTGCGCCTGCTGTTCGCCGCCTACCTGCTGGTCACGATCGCCGACAGCCTGCTGAGGAAGGGCTTCCTCTCGGTGGCGGACCGGACCCGTCCGCAGCCCCTGGAGCGGGGAACCGTCACCTTCGGCGGCCTCGGCATCGGCCTCGTGGCGGCCGGACTGGGTGTGGGGGGCAGCGTCATGACGGTCCCGCTCCTGCGGCGCAGGGGCCTGGCCATGGCCGAGGCGACCGCCATGGCCAACCCTCTCAGCGTCCCCGTCGCCGTGGCCGGAACCCTGGTCTACGCCCTCGCCCCCACCACCCCCGCCGGCCCGGGACAGCTCGGCTACGTCGACCTCACCGCGGGCGCCGCCCTGCTCATCGGCTCGCTCCCCACCATCGCGGTGGCCAGACGCCTCGTCGGCCGCGTCCCGGACCGCGTCCACTCCGTCGCCTACGTCGCGCTGCTCGTGGTCGTACTGATCGTGATGCTGGCCCTGGGCCTCTGA
- a CDS encoding RraA family protein, with product MNDISEFQKFEEPRESREFEDVSPTTLADLLGRGQVMDIGIRPLWPSVPRVAGPAFTVRCPPGDNLMLHAAIHRAEPGSVIVVESGDVDYALAGGNVCAVARRRGIAAFVADGVIRDLAEVREMGFPVFARGVIPIPGTKKAVGPLNGPVRCGGVDVDAGDIVVADEEGIVVVPRARREQVLRDARAKVAEEAGESLDAWEAAHRARIDDILRDNGFED from the coding sequence ATGAACGACATCAGTGAATTCCAGAAGTTCGAGGAGCCCAGGGAGTCCAGGGAGTTCGAGGACGTCTCCCCGACCACCCTCGCCGACCTCCTGGGGCGCGGGCAGGTCATGGACATCGGCATCCGCCCGCTGTGGCCCTCGGTTCCACGGGTCGCCGGCCCGGCGTTCACCGTGCGGTGCCCTCCGGGCGACAACCTCATGCTCCACGCGGCCATTCACCGCGCGGAGCCCGGCAGCGTCATCGTCGTCGAGTCCGGCGACGTGGACTACGCGCTGGCCGGCGGGAACGTCTGTGCCGTCGCCCGACGCCGGGGCATCGCGGCGTTCGTGGCCGACGGTGTGATCCGTGATCTCGCCGAGGTGCGCGAGATGGGGTTTCCCGTCTTCGCCAGGGGCGTGATCCCCATTCCCGGTACCAAGAAGGCGGTCGGGCCGCTCAACGGCCCCGTGCGGTGCGGCGGTGTGGACGTGGATGCCGGTGACATCGTGGTGGCGGACGAGGAAGGCATCGTGGTCGTTCCCCGCGCCCGGCGCGAGCAGGTGCTCCGCGACGCCCGCGCGAAGGTGGCCGAGGAGGCCGGCGAGTCCCTGGACGCGTGGGAAGCCGCGCACCGCGCCCGTATCGACGACATCCTGCGCGACAACGGCTTCGAGGACTGA
- a CDS encoding SDR family NAD(P)-dependent oxidoreductase has protein sequence MTTSQDTFQGKVAVITGASAGIGAGFAEHAASLGMKLVLSDIAEDRLAAVVRALADKGAGVEGVVTDVSDPASVEALAERAYERFGTVDLLLNNAGIMAMGYSWEIPAERWDAMLRINIGGYVNGIRAFVPRLLAQGGKAWVVNVSSVGGFLPSPLMAPYSVTKFGTLALTESLAYELQMKQSDIQVSVVFPDSVQSEIFKVDAPGQGAQPEVAAFNAQLQARADSAGITPLEHARRCFEQIAEGRYWVFPQPEMVDAALPARTDMILGRHNPVLNPNV, from the coding sequence ATGACCACCTCACAGGACACCTTCCAGGGCAAGGTCGCCGTCATCACCGGGGCCTCCGCGGGCATCGGCGCCGGCTTCGCCGAGCACGCCGCCTCCCTCGGGATGAAGCTGGTCCTCTCCGACATCGCCGAGGACCGGCTGGCCGCCGTGGTGCGGGCGCTCGCCGACAAGGGCGCCGGGGTCGAGGGCGTCGTCACCGACGTCTCCGACCCGGCGTCCGTGGAGGCGCTCGCCGAGCGGGCGTACGAGCGCTTCGGCACGGTCGATCTGCTGCTCAACAACGCGGGCATCATGGCGATGGGCTACTCCTGGGAGATCCCCGCCGAGCGCTGGGACGCCATGCTGCGGATCAACATCGGCGGGTACGTCAACGGCATCCGGGCCTTCGTGCCGCGGCTGCTCGCCCAGGGCGGGAAGGCGTGGGTGGTGAACGTGTCGTCCGTCGGCGGGTTCCTGCCGAGCCCGCTGATGGCGCCGTACAGCGTGACGAAGTTCGGCACGCTGGCGCTGACCGAGTCGCTCGCCTACGAGTTGCAGATGAAGCAGTCGGACATCCAGGTGTCGGTCGTCTTCCCGGACTCCGTCCAGAGCGAGATCTTCAAGGTCGATGCTCCAGGCCAGGGGGCTCAGCCGGAGGTCGCCGCGTTCAACGCGCAGCTCCAGGCGCGGGCCGACTCCGCCGGGATCACGCCGCTGGAGCACGCGCGGCGGTGCTTCGAGCAGATCGCGGAGGGGCGTTACTGGGTGTTCCCGCAGCCGGAGATGGTGGACGCGGCGCTGCCGGCGCGCACGGACATGATCCTGGGGCGGCACAACCCGGTGCTGAACCCGAACGTCTGA
- a CDS encoding TetR/AcrR family transcriptional regulator, translated as MDTDKHDKHDEPANRPGRRPRLGREQTVAALVSSARALFAERGPDSVSLRDVAQHAGVNHGLIHHYIGGREDLIRAVLDVSERETLEAVRTASDPLDALARLRSEEQRSMDYVRLVSWLALSNRAPSSFQERSSALDAAVSLGAQDSAEVREAFAIAIAQLLGWELFGAFALRAAGIDGDPADHRGAVHRIIDDYMRSATELPDDRS; from the coding sequence ATGGACACCGACAAGCACGACAAGCACGACGAGCCCGCGAACCGTCCCGGCCGTCGGCCGCGCCTTGGCCGGGAGCAGACGGTGGCCGCACTGGTCTCCTCCGCACGGGCCCTCTTCGCCGAACGCGGCCCCGACTCGGTGTCGCTCCGCGATGTCGCCCAGCACGCAGGCGTCAATCACGGCCTCATCCATCACTACATCGGCGGCCGTGAGGACCTCATCCGTGCCGTGCTCGACGTGTCGGAGCGCGAGACCCTGGAGGCGGTGCGCACGGCCTCCGACCCGCTCGACGCCCTCGCCCGGCTCCGCAGCGAGGAACAGCGCAGCATGGACTACGTGCGCCTGGTGTCCTGGCTGGCGCTGAGCAACCGGGCCCCCTCCTCCTTCCAGGAACGCTCGTCGGCGCTGGACGCCGCGGTGTCACTGGGGGCGCAGGACAGCGCGGAGGTACGTGAGGCCTTCGCCATCGCCATCGCGCAGCTGCTGGGCTGGGAACTGTTCGGCGCCTTCGCCCTCCGCGCCGCCGGCATCGACGGCGACCCGGCCGACCACCGCGGCGCGGTCCACCGGATCATCGACGACTACATGCGCTCGGCCACGGAGCTCCCCGACGACCGCTCCTGA
- the mnhG gene encoding monovalent cation/H(+) antiporter subunit G produces the protein MSVWFQILDLAGAVLVFVGAAICLLGVIGMLRLPDVLSRSHAATKPQTLGMLLVLAGVALRLRSGMDLATLGLIGFFQLMTGPVAAHLVARSAYRTGQIDHGELLFDELDEQLTEEK, from the coding sequence GTGAGCGTCTGGTTCCAGATCCTCGACCTGGCGGGCGCGGTCCTGGTCTTCGTCGGCGCGGCCATCTGCCTGCTCGGTGTGATCGGGATGCTGCGGCTGCCGGACGTGCTCTCCCGCAGCCACGCCGCGACCAAGCCGCAGACCCTCGGGATGCTCCTGGTCCTCGCCGGGGTCGCCCTGCGACTGCGCAGCGGCATGGACCTGGCGACTCTCGGGCTGATCGGCTTCTTCCAGCTGATGACCGGCCCCGTCGCCGCCCACCTGGTGGCGCGGTCCGCCTACCGGACCGGCCAGATCGACCACGGCGAGCTGCTCTTCGACGAACTGGACGAGCAGCTGACCGAGGAGAAGTGA
- a CDS encoding AraC family transcriptional regulator yields the protein MRNIPVAEVDGLDRAVLAIGTDYPPDHLLPRHEHRRAQVLYAATGVMRVETSDGSWTVPTARAVLIPPGTTHQVTMTGVSTRSLYIEPAAVPWFPSRCQAVDVSALLRALILEAVEMEPRYPEHSRDAAVAALILHELRNLTPLPLDVPLPSDPRLRGLCEAFLQQPDVHDPPARWCAALNVSERTLARMFRRGTGLTFSQWRQRACVLHSLQHLTAGTPVTRIAGLLGYDNPAAYTAAFKKLLGRPPTEYRSREG from the coding sequence ATGCGGAACATTCCGGTCGCAGAGGTGGACGGGCTCGACCGTGCCGTGCTGGCCATCGGCACCGACTACCCCCCTGACCACCTGCTCCCCCGGCACGAGCACCGCCGCGCCCAGGTCCTGTACGCGGCCACCGGCGTCATGCGGGTCGAGACGTCGGACGGCAGCTGGACGGTGCCCACCGCCCGCGCCGTACTGATCCCGCCCGGGACCACACATCAGGTCACGATGACGGGCGTCTCCACCCGCAGCCTCTACATCGAGCCCGCCGCCGTGCCGTGGTTCCCGTCCCGCTGCCAGGCCGTCGACGTCTCCGCCCTGCTCCGGGCGCTGATCCTGGAAGCCGTCGAGATGGAGCCGCGCTACCCGGAGCACAGCCGCGACGCGGCGGTCGCGGCCCTCATCCTCCACGAGCTCAGAAACCTCACCCCGCTGCCCCTCGATGTACCGCTGCCGTCCGATCCGCGGCTGCGCGGACTGTGCGAGGCATTCCTGCAGCAGCCGGACGTCCATGACCCGCCCGCGCGCTGGTGCGCGGCCCTCAACGTCAGCGAACGCACCCTGGCCCGCATGTTCCGGCGCGGCACCGGCCTGACCTTCTCTCAGTGGCGGCAGCGCGCCTGCGTCCTGCACTCCCTCCAGCACCTCACCGCGGGGACGCCCGTCACACGTATCGCGGGCCTGCTCGGCTACGACAACCCCGCCGCCTACACAGCCGCGTTCAAGAAGCTCCTGGGCCGGCCGCCGACGGAGTACCGGAGCCGGGAGGGCTGA
- a CDS encoding serine protease, which yields MFSFKPLRRRTARTAAVGALAAAACATVLAGSAAAIVNGSDSTESYPFMATIPESAPEHGLHDGTCGASLIDKQWVLTAAHCVTGDGLKLDGIVRVGSEHRKSGGTVRKIDRTFVHAGYVNGETKAANKNDMALIRLDRPVAGKPIKIAERPGQPGTPTRLVGFGTTSDTGLKFPDRLQELNTRRGAESECAPGYADRTRLCTITTVPKAMACFGDSGGPQLQKGRDGRWELIGVTSGPGTPGVPCSHGPGLYTSAPAYADWIDKTMKNNSAPSTAAKGSDLAETGTNDNTTAIAGMAAALIVAGGGTTVAVRRRRARHAA from the coding sequence GTGTTCAGCTTCAAGCCGCTGCGCCGCCGTACCGCCCGCACCGCCGCCGTCGGCGCTCTCGCCGCCGCGGCCTGCGCCACCGTCCTGGCCGGCAGCGCCGCAGCCATCGTCAACGGGTCGGACTCCACCGAGAGCTACCCGTTCATGGCGACCATTCCGGAATCGGCCCCTGAGCACGGTCTGCACGACGGGACCTGCGGGGCATCGCTGATCGACAAGCAGTGGGTGCTGACGGCGGCCCACTGCGTGACGGGCGACGGCCTGAAGCTGGACGGCATCGTGCGCGTCGGCAGCGAACACCGAAAGTCCGGCGGCACTGTCCGGAAGATCGACCGGACCTTCGTCCACGCCGGCTATGTGAACGGCGAGACCAAGGCCGCCAACAAGAACGACATGGCGCTGATACGCCTGGACCGCCCGGTCGCCGGAAAGCCCATCAAGATCGCCGAGCGGCCCGGGCAGCCCGGCACGCCGACCCGGCTCGTGGGCTTCGGCACCACCTCCGACACCGGGTTGAAGTTCCCGGACCGGCTGCAGGAACTGAACACCCGCAGGGGCGCCGAGTCCGAGTGCGCGCCCGGCTACGCGGACCGGACCCGGCTGTGCACGATCACCACCGTGCCCAAGGCCATGGCGTGCTTCGGGGACTCCGGCGGACCGCAGCTCCAGAAGGGCCGGGACGGCCGCTGGGAACTGATCGGCGTCACCTCGGGGCCCGGCACCCCGGGTGTGCCGTGCTCGCACGGCCCCGGCCTCTACACCAGCGCGCCCGCCTACGCGGACTGGATCGACAAGACCATGAAGAACAACAGCGCTCCGTCGACTGCGGCCAAGGGCTCCGACCTCGCCGAGACCGGCACGAACGACAACACCACGGCAATCGCCGGTATGGCCGCCGCGCTGATCGTCGCCGGTGGCGGCACCACCGTCGCAGTGCGCCGCCGCAGGGCCCGCCACGCCGCCTGA
- a CDS encoding DUF397 domain-containing protein: MNSTPDLSSAAWRTSSYSNGDGGSCVEVADNVPGFVPVRDTKLTDSPVLAFRAAGWAAFVQTIKR; encoded by the coding sequence ATGAACAGCACGCCCGACCTCAGCAGTGCCGCCTGGCGGACCTCGTCCTACAGCAACGGAGACGGTGGAAGCTGCGTCGAGGTCGCCGACAACGTCCCCGGCTTCGTACCCGTACGCGACACCAAGCTGACCGACAGCCCGGTCCTGGCCTTCCGGGCCGCAGGCTGGGCAGCGTTCGTGCAGACCATCAAGCGGTAG
- the acnA gene encoding aconitate hydratase AcnA, giving the protein MSANSFDARSTLRVGDESYEIFKLDKVEGSARLPYSLKVLLENLLRTEDGANITADHIRALGGWDSQAQPSQEIQFTPARVIMQDFTGVPCVVDLATMREAVKELGGDPAKINPLAPAELVIDHSVIADKFGTNDAFAQNVELEYGRNKERYQFLRWGQTAFDEFKVVPPGTGIVHQVNIEHLARTVMVRGGQAYPDTLVGTDSHTTMVNGLGVLGWGVGGIEAEAAMLGQPVSMLIPRVVGFKLTGELKPGTTATDLVLTITEMLRKHGVVGKFVEFYGEGVAATSLANRATIGNMSPEFGSTAAIFPIDDETLKYLRLTGRDEQQVALVEAYAKEQGLWLDPAAEPDFSEKLELDLSTVVPSIAGPKRPQDRIVLANASQQFAQDVRNYVSEDEESGKESFPASDSPASSNGVPSRPTTVTAPDGTTYEIDHGAVTVAAITSCTNTSNPYVMVAAALVAKKAVEKGLTRKPWVKTTLAPGSKVVTDYFDKAGLTPYLDKVGFNLVGYGCTTCIGNSGPLPEEVSKAVNEHDLAVTSVLSGNRNFEGRINPDVKMNYLASPPLVVAYAIAGSMKVDITKDALGIDQDGKPVYLADIWPSEAEVNDVVANSIGEDMFNKSYQDVFAGDAQWQALSIPTGNTFEWDPQSTYVRKPPYFEGMTMETTPVADITGARVLAKLGDSVTTDHISPAGAIKADTPAGKYLTEHGVERRDFNSYGSRRGNHEVMIRGTFANIRLRNQIAPGTEGGFTRDFTQADAPVSFIYDASQNYQAAGTPLVILAGKEYGSGSSRDWAAKGTALLGVKAVIAESYERIHRSNLIGMGVLPLQFPEGATAEALGLTGEETFSFTGVTELNNGTTPRTVKVSTDTGVEFDAVVRIDTPGEADYYRNGGIMQYVLRSLIRK; this is encoded by the coding sequence GTGTCGGCGAACAGCTTCGACGCCCGCAGCACGCTGCGCGTGGGCGACGAGTCGTACGAGATCTTCAAGCTGGACAAGGTCGAGGGCTCCGCGCGCCTCCCTTACAGCCTGAAGGTGCTGCTGGAGAACCTGCTCCGCACCGAGGACGGCGCGAACATCACCGCCGACCACATCCGGGCCCTCGGCGGCTGGGACTCCCAGGCCCAGCCCAGCCAGGAGATCCAGTTCACGCCGGCCCGCGTGATCATGCAGGACTTCACCGGTGTGCCGTGTGTCGTGGACCTCGCCACCATGCGTGAGGCCGTCAAGGAGCTGGGCGGCGACCCGGCCAAGATCAACCCCCTCGCCCCGGCCGAGCTGGTCATCGACCACTCCGTCATCGCCGACAAGTTCGGCACCAACGACGCGTTCGCGCAGAACGTCGAGCTGGAGTACGGCCGCAACAAGGAGCGCTACCAGTTCCTGCGCTGGGGCCAGACCGCCTTCGACGAGTTCAAGGTCGTCCCCCCGGGCACCGGCATCGTCCACCAGGTCAACATCGAGCACCTGGCCCGTACGGTCATGGTCCGGGGTGGCCAGGCGTACCCCGACACCCTCGTCGGCACCGACTCGCACACCACCATGGTCAACGGCCTCGGTGTGCTGGGCTGGGGCGTCGGCGGCATCGAGGCCGAGGCCGCGATGCTCGGCCAGCCGGTCTCCATGCTCATCCCGCGCGTCGTCGGCTTCAAGCTGACCGGCGAGCTGAAGCCCGGCACCACCGCCACCGACCTCGTGCTGACCATCACCGAGATGCTCCGCAAGCACGGCGTCGTCGGCAAGTTCGTCGAGTTCTACGGTGAGGGCGTCGCCGCCACCTCCCTCGCGAACCGCGCCACCATCGGTAACATGTCGCCGGAGTTCGGCTCCACCGCCGCGATCTTCCCGATCGACGACGAGACGCTGAAGTACCTGCGTCTGACCGGCCGTGACGAGCAGCAGGTCGCGCTCGTCGAGGCGTACGCCAAGGAGCAGGGCCTCTGGCTGGACCCGGCCGCCGAGCCGGACTTCTCCGAGAAGCTGGAGCTCGACCTCTCCACGGTCGTCCCTTCCATCGCCGGCCCGAAGCGCCCGCAGGACCGCATCGTCCTCGCCAACGCTTCGCAGCAGTTCGCACAGGACGTCCGCAACTACGTCTCCGAGGACGAGGAGTCCGGCAAGGAGTCCTTCCCGGCCTCCGACTCGCCGGCCTCCTCCAACGGTGTGCCGTCGCGTCCGACCACGGTCACGGCCCCCGACGGAACGACGTACGAGATCGACCACGGCGCCGTCACCGTCGCCGCGATCACCTCCTGCACCAACACCTCGAACCCGTACGTCATGGTCGCCGCGGCGCTCGTGGCCAAGAAGGCGGTCGAGAAGGGCCTGACCCGCAAGCCGTGGGTCAAGACCACCCTCGCCCCGGGCTCGAAGGTCGTCACCGACTACTTCGACAAGGCGGGCCTGACCCCGTACCTCGACAAGGTCGGCTTCAACCTCGTCGGCTACGGCTGCACCACCTGCATCGGCAACTCCGGCCCGCTGCCGGAGGAGGTCTCCAAGGCGGTCAACGAGCACGACCTGGCCGTGACCTCGGTGCTCTCCGGCAACCGTAACTTCGAGGGCCGGATCAACCCCGACGTCAAGATGAACTACCTGGCGTCCCCGCCGCTGGTCGTCGCGTACGCCATCGCCGGTTCGATGAAGGTCGACATCACCAAGGACGCCCTGGGCATCGACCAGGACGGCAAGCCGGTCTACCTCGCGGACATCTGGCCCTCCGAGGCCGAGGTCAACGACGTCGTCGCCAACTCCATCGGCGAGGACATGTTCAACAAGTCCTACCAGGACGTCTTCGCCGGCGATGCCCAGTGGCAGGCGCTGTCGATCCCGACCGGCAACACGTTCGAGTGGGACCCGCAGTCCACCTACGTGCGCAAGCCCCCGTACTTCGAGGGCATGACGATGGAGACGACCCCGGTCGCCGACATCACCGGCGCCCGGGTGCTCGCCAAGCTGGGCGACTCGGTCACCACCGACCACATCTCCCCGGCCGGTGCGATCAAGGCCGACACCCCGGCAGGCAAGTACCTGACGGAGCACGGCGTCGAGCGCCGCGACTTCAACTCCTACGGGTCGCGCCGCGGTAACCACGAGGTCATGATTCGCGGCACCTTCGCGAACATCCGCCTGCGCAACCAGATCGCCCCGGGCACCGAGGGTGGCTTCACCCGCGACTTCACCCAGGCCGATGCGCCCGTGTCGTTCATCTACGACGCCTCGCAGAACTACCAGGCCGCCGGCACGCCGCTGGTCATCCTGGCGGGCAAGGAGTACGGCTCCGGCTCGTCCCGCGACTGGGCCGCCAAGGGCACCGCGCTCCTCGGCGTCAAGGCCGTCATCGCCGAGTCGTACGAGCGCATCCACCGCTCGAACCTCATCGGCATGGGCGTCCTCCCGCTCCAGTTCCCGGAGGGCGCGACCGCCGAGGCCCTCGGCCTGACCGGCGAGGAGACCTTCTCCTTCACCGGCGTGACCGAGCTGAACAACGGCACCACGCCGCGCACGGTCAAGGTCTCCACCGACACCGGTGTGGAGTTCGACGCGGTCGTCCGCATCGACACCCCCGGTGAGGCGGACTACTACCGCAACGGCGGCATCATGCAGTACGTGCTCCGCAGCCTGATCCGCAAGTAG
- a CDS encoding helix-turn-helix domain-containing protein: MSDDYLVRIGKLIRDARQHRGWTQSQLAEALATSQSAVNRIERGNQNISLEMIARIGEALDSEIVSLGYAGPMHLRVVGGRRLSGSIDVKTSKNACVALLCASLLNKGRTVLRRVARIEEVYRLLEVLNSIGVRTRWINEGTDLEIVPPARLDMDAIDADAARRTRSIIMFLGPLLHRMDRFKLPYAGGCDLGTRTIEPHMIALRRFGLEIAATEGIYHAQVDHSVTPGRPIVLTERGDTVTENALLAAARHDGRTVIRNASSNYMVQDLCFFLEALGIRVDGIGTTTLTVHGVPHIDVDVDYSPSEDPVEAMSLLAAAVVTESELTIRRVPIEFLEIELAVLEEMGVDCDRTTEYAADNGRTRLVDLTVRPSKLEAPIDKIHPMPFPGLNIDNVPFFAAIAASAQGQTLIHDWVYDNRAIYLTDLNRLGGRLQLLDPHRVLVEGPTRWRAAEMMCPPALRPAVVVLLAMMAAEGTSVLRNVYVINRGYEELAERLNSVGAQIEIFRDI; encoded by the coding sequence ATGTCAGACGATTACCTCGTACGCATCGGCAAGCTCATCCGTGACGCCCGTCAGCATCGGGGCTGGACACAGAGTCAGCTCGCCGAGGCGCTCGCCACCAGCCAGAGCGCCGTGAACCGCATCGAGCGCGGCAATCAAAACATCAGCCTTGAGATGATCGCGCGCATCGGTGAGGCACTCGACAGCGAGATCGTGTCGCTCGGCTACGCCGGGCCCATGCACCTGCGGGTGGTCGGCGGCCGTCGGCTCTCGGGCTCCATCGACGTCAAGACGAGCAAGAACGCGTGCGTGGCACTCCTCTGCGCCTCGCTGCTCAACAAGGGCCGTACGGTGCTGCGCAGGGTGGCCCGGATCGAGGAGGTCTACCGCCTCCTGGAGGTGCTGAACTCCATAGGCGTGCGGACCCGCTGGATCAACGAGGGAACCGATCTGGAGATCGTCCCGCCCGCCCGGCTCGACATGGACGCCATCGACGCGGACGCCGCCCGCCGGACCCGTTCCATCATCATGTTCCTCGGCCCGCTGCTGCACCGCATGGACCGGTTCAAGCTCCCGTACGCGGGCGGCTGCGACCTCGGAACGCGGACCATCGAGCCGCACATGATCGCACTGCGCCGTTTCGGTCTGGAGATCGCCGCGACCGAGGGCATCTACCACGCCCAGGTCGACCACTCGGTCACCCCCGGCCGCCCCATCGTGCTGACCGAGCGCGGCGACACCGTGACCGAGAACGCGCTGCTGGCCGCCGCCCGGCACGACGGCAGGACCGTCATCCGCAACGCCTCCTCCAACTACATGGTCCAGGACCTCTGCTTCTTCCTGGAGGCCCTCGGTATACGCGTGGACGGCATCGGTACGACCACACTGACCGTCCACGGGGTTCCGCACATAGACGTGGACGTCGACTACTCCCCCTCCGAGGACCCGGTCGAGGCGATGAGCCTCCTCGCCGCCGCCGTGGTGACGGAGTCCGAACTGACGATCCGCCGGGTGCCGATCGAGTTCCTGGAGATCGAACTCGCGGTGCTGGAGGAGATGGGCGTCGACTGCGACCGCACGACGGAATACGCCGCCGACAACGGCCGCACCCGCCTGGTCGACCTCACGGTCCGGCCCTCCAAGCTGGAGGCCCCGATCGACAAGATCCACCCCATGCCGTTCCCCGGGCTCAACATCGACAACGTGCCCTTCTTCGCGGCGATCGCCGCCTCGGCCCAGGGCCAGACCCTCATCCACGACTGGGTCTACGACAACCGGGCCATCTACCTCACCGACCTGAACCGCCTCGGCGGCCGGCTCCAACTCCTGGACCCGCACCGGGTACTGGTCGAGGGCCCGACCCGATGGCGCGCCGCCGAGATGATGTGCCCGCCGGCCCTGCGGCCCGCCGTGGTGGTACTGCTCGCCATGATGGCGGCGGAAGGCACGTCCGTACTGCGCAACGTGTATGTCATCAACCGCGGTTACGAGGAGCTGGCGGAGCGGCTCAACTCCGTGGGCGCGCAGATCGAGATCTTCCGGGACATCTGA
- a CDS encoding aldo/keto reductase: METREYGDGGPQLSVVGLGCNNFGMKLDAEGSRAVVAAALDAGITHFDTAEMYGDGKSEEFLGAALAGRRDETVIATKYLPRPQDEPYTPGALASRIREACESSLHRLGTDRIDVYYQHYPDPEAPVEEVVETLDELVRAGKVLHVATSNVDAGQISGSRQVAEKLGLTPFTGVQAEWNLLSRDVEAGVVPAARAAGMGVVPYFPLASGLLTGKYAAGQPYPEGSRFALIPYFAQVATEENFRKVEQLTRFAADRGRSIIELAFGWLLAQDGVASVIAGATTPEQVAANAAAIGWELDAEELAAVQNILR; this comes from the coding sequence ATGGAAACGCGTGAGTACGGCGACGGTGGTCCGCAGCTGTCGGTGGTGGGTCTGGGGTGCAACAACTTCGGGATGAAGCTGGACGCCGAAGGGAGCCGGGCGGTGGTCGCCGCCGCCCTGGACGCGGGCATCACCCACTTCGACACCGCTGAGATGTACGGAGACGGCAAGTCCGAGGAGTTCCTCGGCGCCGCCCTCGCGGGGCGCCGCGACGAGACCGTCATCGCCACCAAGTACCTTCCGCGGCCGCAGGACGAGCCCTACACCCCGGGCGCTCTCGCGTCGCGGATCCGCGAGGCGTGCGAGTCGAGCCTGCACCGTCTGGGCACCGACCGGATCGACGTCTACTACCAGCACTACCCGGACCCCGAGGCGCCGGTCGAAGAGGTCGTGGAGACGCTCGACGAGCTGGTGCGGGCCGGCAAGGTGCTGCACGTGGCCACCTCGAACGTCGACGCGGGGCAGATCAGCGGCTCCCGTCAGGTCGCCGAGAAGCTCGGGCTCACCCCCTTCACCGGGGTGCAGGCCGAGTGGAACCTGCTTTCGCGCGATGTGGAGGCCGGTGTCGTTCCGGCGGCGCGGGCGGCCGGCATGGGTGTCGTGCCCTACTTCCCGCTCGCCTCCGGCCTGCTCACGGGCAAGTACGCCGCCGGGCAGCCGTACCCCGAAGGGTCGCGCTTCGCGCTCATCCCGTACTTCGCCCAGGTGGCGACCGAGGAGAACTTCCGCAAGGTCGAGCAGCTGACCCGGTTCGCGGCCGACCGCGGGCGGAGCATCATCGAGCTCGCCTTCGGCTGGCTCCTCGCCCAGGACGGCGTCGCCTCCGTCATCGCCGGCGCCACCACCCCCGAGCAGGTCGCCGCCAACGCCGCGGCGATCGGCTGGGAGCTGGACGCCGAGGAGCTCGCGGCCGTGCAGAACATCCTGCGCTGA